One Sphingomonas sp. FARSPH DNA segment encodes these proteins:
- a CDS encoding TonB-dependent receptor domain-containing protein produces the protein MKKSVLLGACSIIAIFAIAPAAAAAQQAQTTAPPPGQTQTPNEKESLEGGVPVPANSDAAEEAEARKNVERQDAKAAGAGDPDARAAESELRRYQDKVVTKTKGSDDIQVTGSRLRDGDKTSRLIVIDAKEIRDRGVTSVEELVRTLPQNVATIGAITNSRGKGPLNSNVGVTGSNIVSDVGTVGLAAANLGGVGAGNTLVLVNGRRIAGAAGVEQGYANLNGIPLSAIERVEISTGGQSAIYGADAMGGVINFILKKNYVGTTIGASHRETSAGSKDTRISLYTGRAWGSGSIAGTLEFGRIDPIVNAKTGYVTNNYAPLFNNNPAYDKRSLSAGTQPGTTLLPGVYNPATGQFVQSGLTVPSGFTGAPKQSDLIPATLSTSRDYVPTYAGPRTRTISGTLNFEQKITDRLSVYATGLYTRSRNTQANNVFGGLAVGLAPGQYYNPFPAFALGSSAYASTVYYYPGSEIADGSLVPTNVRNTVTAWTANAGVSYDFGKTAKVQLNYTRSRTSTEGSGTQLGSLVSFQRTVTNGVVSYPCYNFLLANNRVPANRRAAVQAAFQAQCAALTSNDPNVAFNPWRSNAAGGGANINTFLYPYVVDDLGNALSNVEGRVTGEVAVLPAGAISYAVGAEYSKTTLKNSFVSDIAGPDPSTDRYAFFGEVNLPILGKDYTLPMAKRLLFNIAMRRDVNSSVGAIGTVNRVPVDQGGEIIYGKNRFGRTTPSWGMLWSPTNTIDIRAKFTRGFKAPPPTQLYSVQGTTQTLTSIVGDPLYTCTVQCGRPQNGLPTYSVPLLTVPNPNLRPETSRQQIYSIGWQPTGALSGLSLAVSYNRNRIRNQFATVRELYYYLPAIEVLKLPLFFPRDPVTNRILSQNNVRYNIVGSDYESLTYEASYLFVTNFGTFQPKITYLDNIVAKTIGLTENQVLDQRGRILGVDKYKVVGSLQWNWDKVSTNLYVYHTPSYLNDYMSMYAAGVQLNPELITRVKPLTTVDLSVSWIVTNHLNVQFAGRNIFKAAAPFTVVDSLPYDTSRYNIEGRSLMLSTRLSF, from the coding sequence ATGAAGAAGTCGGTCCTGCTGGGCGCCTGTTCGATCATCGCCATATTCGCCATTGCGCCGGCCGCCGCCGCCGCGCAGCAGGCGCAGACGACGGCCCCGCCGCCCGGTCAGACGCAGACGCCGAACGAAAAGGAATCGCTGGAGGGCGGCGTCCCGGTGCCCGCCAACAGCGACGCCGCCGAAGAGGCCGAAGCACGCAAGAACGTCGAGCGGCAGGATGCCAAGGCCGCGGGCGCCGGCGACCCTGACGCCCGCGCGGCCGAGAGCGAACTGCGCCGCTATCAGGACAAGGTCGTCACGAAGACCAAGGGCAGTGACGACATTCAAGTGACCGGCAGCCGCCTGCGCGACGGGGATAAGACCAGCCGCCTGATCGTCATCGATGCGAAGGAAATCCGCGACCGCGGCGTGACCAGCGTCGAGGAACTGGTCCGCACCCTGCCGCAGAACGTCGCGACGATCGGCGCGATCACCAACAGTCGTGGTAAGGGGCCGCTGAATTCAAATGTCGGCGTTACGGGGTCAAACATCGTGTCCGATGTCGGCACGGTCGGTCTCGCGGCGGCGAATCTCGGGGGCGTCGGCGCAGGCAACACGCTGGTCCTCGTTAACGGCCGCCGGATAGCCGGTGCGGCCGGCGTTGAGCAGGGATATGCCAATCTGAATGGCATCCCGCTCAGCGCGATCGAGCGGGTCGAGATCAGCACGGGCGGGCAATCGGCGATCTATGGTGCCGACGCCATGGGAGGCGTCATCAATTTCATCCTCAAGAAGAATTACGTGGGTACGACGATCGGAGCGTCGCACCGCGAGACCAGCGCGGGGTCAAAGGACACGCGCATCAGCCTATATACAGGTCGTGCATGGGGCAGCGGCAGCATCGCCGGCACGTTGGAATTCGGCAGGATCGATCCCATCGTCAACGCCAAGACCGGTTATGTAACGAACAACTATGCGCCGCTGTTCAACAACAATCCGGCATACGACAAACGCTCGCTAAGTGCTGGCACGCAGCCAGGCACGACGCTGCTGCCTGGCGTCTATAATCCTGCCACGGGTCAATTCGTGCAGAGTGGTTTGACCGTGCCCTCAGGCTTTACCGGCGCGCCGAAGCAGTCTGATCTGATCCCGGCGACGCTCAGCACCAGTCGAGACTATGTGCCGACATATGCAGGGCCGCGAACCCGCACGATCAGCGGAACCTTGAACTTCGAACAAAAAATCACGGATCGGCTGAGCGTCTACGCAACCGGGCTCTATACGCGTTCGCGGAATACGCAGGCAAACAACGTATTCGGCGGGCTGGCCGTAGGGTTGGCACCGGGACAATATTACAATCCGTTTCCGGCATTCGCTCTCGGATCGTCGGCTTACGCGAGCACAGTCTATTATTATCCGGGCAGTGAAATTGCCGATGGCTCGCTGGTGCCCACGAATGTCCGCAACACGGTCACCGCTTGGACGGCCAACGCGGGGGTCAGCTATGATTTCGGCAAGACTGCGAAGGTGCAGCTGAACTATACGCGGTCGCGGACGTCGACCGAGGGCTCCGGAACCCAGCTTGGCAGTTTGGTCAGCTTTCAGCGTACTGTGACGAACGGTGTCGTCAGTTACCCCTGCTACAATTTCCTGCTCGCTAACAATCGTGTACCTGCAAACCGCCGAGCCGCCGTCCAGGCCGCATTCCAAGCGCAGTGCGCTGCACTAACCAGCAATGATCCGAACGTCGCCTTCAACCCGTGGCGCAGCAACGCGGCAGGCGGCGGCGCAAACATCAACACCTTTCTCTACCCCTATGTCGTCGACGACCTCGGCAACGCGCTCAGCAATGTCGAGGGACGCGTGACGGGCGAAGTCGCTGTACTGCCTGCGGGGGCGATCAGCTATGCCGTGGGCGCCGAATATTCGAAGACCACGCTCAAGAACAGCTTCGTCAGCGATATCGCCGGTCCCGATCCTTCGACGGATCGCTATGCTTTCTTTGGCGAAGTCAACTTGCCGATCCTGGGCAAAGACTATACACTGCCAATGGCCAAGCGCCTACTTTTCAACATCGCGATGCGTCGCGACGTGAACAGTAGTGTCGGTGCGATTGGGACGGTCAATCGGGTGCCGGTCGACCAAGGCGGCGAGATCATTTACGGTAAGAACCGCTTCGGCCGGACGACACCCTCCTGGGGCATGTTGTGGTCGCCGACCAATACGATCGACATCCGCGCCAAGTTCACGCGCGGCTTTAAGGCCCCGCCGCCTACTCAGCTTTACTCGGTGCAGGGGACGACCCAGACGTTAACGTCGATCGTCGGTGATCCTCTCTATACGTGCACCGTGCAGTGCGGTCGCCCGCAAAACGGCCTTCCGACGTATTCGGTACCTTTGCTGACCGTGCCAAATCCGAATCTCCGACCCGAAACGTCACGCCAGCAGATCTACAGCATCGGCTGGCAGCCTACAGGCGCGCTGTCCGGCCTCAGCTTGGCAGTCTCATATAACCGCAACCGAATTCGTAACCAGTTTGCGACCGTGCGTGAGCTTTATTACTACCTGCCAGCAATAGAAGTGCTAAAACTGCCACTTTTCTTCCCGCGTGATCCAGTTACGAACCGTATCTTGTCGCAGAATAATGTTCGTTATAATATCGTTGGATCAGACTACGAATCATTGACGTACGAAGCGAGTTATTTGTTCGTAACGAATTTTGGCACATTTCAACCGAAGATAACGTATCTCGACAATATTGTTGCCAAGACCATCGGGCTGACTGAAAATCAGGTACTCGATCAGCGGGGGCGCATACTTGGTGTCGACAAATACAAAGTCGTGGGTTCGCTTCAGTGGAACTGGGACAAGGTCAGCACAAATCTTTATGTATATCACACGCCGAGCTATTTGAACGACTACATGTCGATGTATGCGGCTGGCGTGCAGCTCAATCCGGAGCTCATCACCCGGGTGAAGCCACTCACCACGGTCGATCTTTCGGTGTCCTGGATCGTGACCAACCACCTCAATGTGCAATTTGCAGGCCGCAACATCTTCAAGGCGGCGGCGCCCTTCACCGTCGTGGATTCGCTTCCCTACGACACGTCGCGTTACAACATCGAAGGGCGCAGCTTGATGCTGTCGACGCGCCTCAGTTTCTGA
- a CDS encoding sensor histidine kinase — protein MLRRIWSWRRSMFAQMALLTMLFLGWGLYVFVFRPIADLPIATERSPAQTTEDRLRSVLHRFMVAKRDKPAETPDIDEDPLIRAIEARNPGFRLYVRVGDRAFGNGPPVLFRQFGLDRLERVQRELADPAICSQVNKVVPRAGYDDYADFYMCDRLSYFEYRGLRRPVVLNQPEVLGAKSKWFSAFSGNFLLAAGGVFLIFALIFTLHMLSIRRIARLARSIDPQRLDAKLPEKGVATEIVPLVRAVNHLIGQVEASQRRATFFLSAAAHEMRTPLTVLRTRLELMEEGAQKDKLIGDVRRLTRLVDQLLTLMSIGNRRDITGFTDLVAVGRKVVADLAVLAARNEVTLAFDAASPMLEIAGDAALIRSAISNLVDNAISFAPPGTRVEVRIEGDGCVSVRDHGPGLGDVDTESLFEPFVRPVSNRRGYGLGLAIVQAIVRLHGGHAAAANAPGGGAVFTATFSTQPAF, from the coding sequence ATGCTGCGGCGCATCTGGAGCTGGCGCAGGTCGATGTTCGCGCAGATGGCGCTGCTGACCATGCTGTTTCTCGGCTGGGGCCTGTACGTTTTCGTGTTCCGCCCCATCGCCGACCTGCCGATCGCCACGGAGCGCAGCCCGGCCCAGACGACCGAGGATCGGTTGCGCAGCGTCCTGCACCGTTTCATGGTCGCGAAACGCGACAAGCCCGCCGAGACGCCGGACATCGACGAGGATCCGCTGATCCGCGCGATCGAGGCGCGCAATCCCGGCTTTCGCCTGTACGTCCGGGTCGGCGACCGCGCGTTCGGCAACGGCCCGCCGGTATTGTTCCGGCAGTTCGGGCTCGACCGCCTCGAACGGGTGCAGCGCGAGCTTGCCGATCCCGCGATCTGCAGTCAGGTCAACAAGGTCGTCCCGCGCGCCGGCTATGACGATTACGCCGACTTCTACATGTGCGATCGACTGTCCTATTTCGAATATCGCGGCTTGCGGCGACCGGTGGTGCTCAACCAGCCGGAGGTGCTGGGGGCGAAGAGCAAGTGGTTCAGCGCGTTCAGCGGCAACTTCCTGCTCGCCGCCGGCGGCGTCTTCCTGATCTTCGCGCTGATCTTCACGCTGCACATGCTGTCGATCCGCCGCATCGCCAGGCTGGCGCGGTCGATCGACCCGCAACGGCTCGACGCCAAACTGCCCGAAAAGGGCGTCGCGACCGAGATCGTGCCGCTGGTCCGCGCGGTCAATCATCTGATCGGCCAGGTCGAAGCGAGCCAGCGTCGCGCGACGTTCTTCCTGTCGGCCGCCGCGCACGAGATGCGCACGCCGCTCACCGTGCTCAGGACCCGGCTCGAACTGATGGAGGAGGGCGCGCAGAAGGACAAGCTGATCGGCGACGTCCGGCGGCTCACCCGGCTGGTCGACCAGCTGCTGACGCTGATGAGCATCGGCAACCGTCGTGACATCACGGGCTTTACCGATCTGGTCGCGGTCGGGCGCAAGGTCGTAGCCGACCTGGCGGTGCTTGCCGCGCGCAACGAAGTGACGCTCGCGTTCGATGCCGCGAGCCCGATGCTCGAGATCGCCGGGGATGCGGCGCTGATCCGGTCGGCGATCTCGAACCTCGTCGACAATGCGATCTCGTTCGCACCGCCGGGGACGCGTGTCGAGGTGCGGATCGAGGGCGACGGCTGCGTGTCGGTCCGCGATCATGGCCCGGGGCTTGGCGACGTCGATACCGAATCGCTGTTCGAGCCGTTCGTCCGGCCCGTGTCGAATCGGCGCGGCTATGGCCTGGGACTGGCGATCGTCCAGGCGATCGTCCGGTTGCATGGCGGCCATGCTGCAGCCGCGAACGCGCCGGGTGGAGGCGCCGTATTCACTGCAACATTCTCGACACAACCAGCTTTTTGA
- a CDS encoding vWA domain-containing protein has product MSVTLLYPIAGWLAVLLPLLWWPMRARPRWRHLGLRIAVFACLILALMQPSLVRRAGAGVQVFVLDQRAVLGADGQAAARRALARVLATAPTGARRVLIALGEGAAPPGFATRQVVTTGSLSTALDDARDAIPLGTGGTVTLIADPRSTDRHWDEALTALAARRIPVDTIALTGAPQPAFIGDVQVAPARVGEAIRVDTTVEGDGVEGGATHRLTITSEGRPLASSAPFRADGATRVALEVPATRAGFLPLRVTLDGRGGVDTLAAVQDPVRLLYLGERQAGAAPLLQRLLGPGFAVDPRPPAALAGAVDPARWPLVMLDDVPAARLPVAAQQRLTRAVARAGTGLFASGGFAAFGPGGYADTPLGAALPVTPRGEDKRIRPSVALAIVIDSSGSMQGDRLDLAKQVARQTVRKLTANDWVGVVEFYGARQWSVPMHHVTDGPDVERAIGRMQAQGASVLFPALQEAFYGLKDLDARYRHILVISDGGVAEDRYQQLIRHIADNRINVSTVAVGGKVDDEKSMADWARIGRGRFYSVPDEFSLVDLDFKQPETRPDPGYRSGNVVVKAVQGSRWWAGLRMAGLPPLSGYVPTRARPEAETLIATRAGDPILSTWPVGAGRVTALTTEPFGAGTAGWRGWPDYGRWLARVLGLTARARPDMVVTLDRRFDRLSIAVQRLGAASADAARRMPAIVLLDGAGRPIRRIDDVEERAPGLFVADTPLSSAEPARVEVRDGGSVGRAADAAASDIRPESAMPSSFALPLADLSQRTGGWHRDDAGAAFGAVQATRGWRATDLWPWLALLALGLYLLDIGYRRWPARRFAGFR; this is encoded by the coding sequence GTGAGCGTCACCCTGCTCTATCCGATCGCCGGCTGGCTGGCCGTGCTGCTGCCGCTATTGTGGTGGCCGATGCGCGCGCGTCCGCGCTGGCGGCACCTTGGCCTGCGTATTGCGGTCTTCGCCTGCCTGATCCTGGCGCTGATGCAGCCCAGCCTCGTCCGGCGCGCCGGCGCGGGCGTCCAGGTCTTCGTGCTCGACCAGCGCGCCGTGCTGGGTGCCGACGGGCAGGCGGCGGCGCGGCGCGCGCTGGCGCGGGTGCTGGCGACCGCGCCCACCGGCGCGCGGCGCGTGCTGATCGCGCTGGGCGAGGGCGCCGCGCCACCGGGCTTCGCGACGCGGCAGGTCGTCACGACCGGCTCGCTCTCGACCGCGCTCGACGATGCCCGCGACGCCATCCCGCTCGGCACTGGCGGCACCGTCACGCTTATCGCCGATCCCCGCTCGACCGACCGGCATTGGGACGAAGCGCTCACAGCCCTCGCGGCCCGCCGCATCCCCGTCGACACGATCGCGCTGACCGGCGCGCCGCAGCCCGCCTTCATCGGGGACGTGCAGGTCGCCCCGGCGCGCGTCGGCGAGGCGATCCGCGTCGACACGACCGTCGAGGGCGATGGGGTCGAGGGCGGCGCGACGCACCGGCTGACGATCACCAGCGAAGGCCGCCCCCTCGCTTCGAGCGCGCCGTTCCGCGCCGATGGCGCTACCCGCGTCGCGCTGGAGGTGCCCGCCACCCGCGCCGGCTTCCTGCCGCTGCGCGTCACGCTCGACGGCCGCGGCGGCGTCGACACGCTGGCGGCGGTGCAGGACCCGGTACGGCTGCTGTATCTCGGCGAGCGGCAGGCAGGCGCCGCACCGTTGCTCCAGCGGCTGCTCGGTCCCGGCTTCGCGGTCGATCCGCGCCCGCCCGCCGCGCTCGCAGGAGCCGTCGATCCCGCGCGCTGGCCGCTCGTGATGCTCGACGACGTGCCCGCGGCCCGCCTGCCGGTCGCGGCGCAGCAGCGCCTGACCCGTGCGGTGGCCCGCGCCGGCACCGGCCTGTTCGCCTCGGGCGGCTTCGCCGCCTTCGGGCCCGGCGGCTATGCCGACACGCCCCTCGGTGCGGCGCTGCCGGTGACGCCGCGCGGCGAGGACAAGCGGATCCGCCCCAGCGTCGCGCTCGCCATCGTGATCGATTCCTCGGGCTCGATGCAGGGCGACCGGCTCGACCTCGCCAAACAGGTCGCGCGCCAGACCGTCCGCAAGCTCACCGCCAACGACTGGGTCGGGGTGGTGGAATTCTACGGCGCGCGCCAATGGTCCGTCCCCATGCACCACGTCACCGACGGCCCCGATGTCGAGCGCGCGATCGGGCGGATGCAGGCGCAGGGCGCGAGCGTGCTGTTCCCCGCGTTGCAGGAGGCGTTCTACGGCCTCAAGGACCTCGACGCGCGCTACAGGCACATCCTGGTCATCTCGGACGGCGGCGTCGCCGAGGATCGCTACCAGCAATTGATCCGGCATATCGCCGACAACCGCATTAACGTCTCCACCGTCGCGGTCGGCGGAAAGGTCGACGACGAGAAGAGCATGGCGGACTGGGCGCGGATCGGGCGGGGGCGCTTCTATTCGGTGCCCGACGAATTCAGCCTGGTCGACCTCGATTTTAAACAGCCCGAAACCCGGCCCGACCCCGGCTATCGCAGCGGCAATGTCGTGGTGAAGGCCGTGCAGGGCAGCCGGTGGTGGGCTGGCCTGCGCATGGCCGGATTGCCGCCGCTGTCCGGCTATGTGCCGACCCGCGCCCGGCCAGAGGCGGAGACGCTGATCGCGACGCGAGCGGGCGATCCGATCCTGTCGACCTGGCCGGTCGGCGCGGGCCGCGTCACCGCGTTGACCACCGAACCGTTCGGCGCCGGCACCGCCGGCTGGCGGGGCTGGCCCGATTACGGCCGCTGGCTCGCCCGCGTGCTTGGCCTCACCGCGCGGGCACGGCCCGACATGGTCGTGACGCTCGACCGCCGGTTCGACCGTCTCTCGATCGCGGTGCAGCGCCTGGGCGCGGCAAGCGCCGACGCCGCCCGCCGGATGCCGGCCATCGTGCTGCTCGACGGCGCCGGGCGCCCCATCCGCCGCATCGACGACGTGGAAGAGCGCGCGCCGGGCCTGTTCGTCGCCGACACACCCCTTTCGTCCGCCGAGCCCGCGCGCGTCGAAGTCCGCGACGGTGGGTCCGTCGGACGCGCGGCCGATGCCGCAGCCTCCGACATCCGGCCCGAAAGCGCGATGCCGTCCTCCTTCGCGCTGCCCCTCGCGGACCTGTCGCAGCGGACCGGCGGCTGGCATCGCGACGATGCCGGCGCGGCGTTCGGTGCGGTGCAGGCGACGCGCGGCTGGCGCGCGACCGATCTGTGGCCGTGGCTCGCGCTGCTCGCGCTCGGCCTCTATCTGCTCGATATCGGCTATCGTCGCTGGCCGGCCCGCCGTTTCGCAGGATTCCGATGA
- a CDS encoding DUF58 domain-containing protein: protein MTLRAGPSFDALFDPAFLDRVDAFRLRIAAAQKGGRLADQRTAARGQGSDFADFKPYVAGDDLRAIDWNIYSRLGKAFVRVFEERQDLPVYLLLDVSRSMFVEDRPRILPAMQAVMALAATALGQHDAVSLLTVADGMAMALKTVSGKAALVRVARTLADQAPAGRTALAGALTQLAAMRLRRGLVVVVSDFFDDDGIEGVVRALDALPHRLLLVQMTRAEDADPALRSDLTGELVIDDGEQDGGVAVSVTPALLDRYRAAYRDFAATLADCAARHDATLIRLDADSDVIDQLGAVLAGGSVRL from the coding sequence GTGACGCTCCGCGCCGGCCCTTCATTCGACGCGCTGTTCGATCCCGCCTTCCTCGATCGGGTCGACGCCTTCCGCTTGCGCATCGCCGCGGCGCAGAAGGGCGGCCGGCTCGCCGACCAGCGCACCGCCGCGCGCGGGCAGGGCTCCGACTTCGCCGACTTCAAGCCGTACGTGGCGGGCGACGACCTGCGCGCGATCGACTGGAACATCTATTCGCGGCTCGGCAAAGCGTTCGTGCGCGTGTTCGAGGAGCGGCAGGACCTGCCCGTCTATCTGCTGCTCGACGTGTCGCGCAGCATGTTCGTCGAGGATCGCCCGCGCATCCTGCCGGCGATGCAGGCGGTGATGGCGCTCGCCGCGACCGCGCTCGGCCAGCATGACGCGGTCAGCCTGCTGACGGTCGCCGACGGCATGGCGATGGCGCTGAAGACCGTGTCGGGCAAGGCCGCGCTCGTCCGCGTCGCGCGCACGCTCGCGGACCAGGCGCCCGCGGGGCGCACCGCTTTGGCGGGGGCGCTGACCCAGCTCGCGGCGATGCGGCTGCGGCGCGGGCTGGTCGTGGTCGTGTCGGATTTCTTCGACGACGACGGCATCGAGGGGGTGGTCCGCGCGCTCGACGCGCTGCCGCACCGGCTGCTGCTGGTGCAGATGACGCGGGCCGAGGATGCCGATCCGGCGCTGCGGTCCGACCTGACCGGCGAACTGGTGATCGACGATGGCGAGCAGGACGGCGGCGTCGCGGTGTCGGTGACGCCCGCGCTGCTCGATCGGTATCGCGCCGCCTATCGGGACTTCGCCGCCACGCTGGCCGACTGCGCCGCGCGCCATGACGCCACCCTGATCCGCCTCGACGCCGACAGCGACGTGATCGACCAGTTGGGCGCGGTGCTGGCGGGCGGGAGCGTGCGGCTGTGA
- a CDS encoding M16 family metallopeptidase encodes MNVRASRFRTSVSTPLSTLLLAAVPVGPAAVAAPSATGRQLAYDRFTLPNGLTVLVHTDHGSPSVFVGVWYKTGSRDEPPGKTGFAHLFEHLMFQSTAHRPQEYMSVLQRIGAVGANGITRTDTTAYYETVPSNALDTILWLESDRMGYLDGGITQGLLDEQRRVVLNEKRQGELRPEEQAWRHFLGAFYPAGHPYAHPTIGSTADIEGATLDDVKDWFRTHYGAGNAVLVLSGDIDAATAREKVTRYFGGIRPGGAIDRPLRWTPALADTRRDLMYGNFARTTIARSWPIPNESPREQALLQLAARAMTGAKDAPLVRALVTEAKVATGVAATLGESALGSVLTVSMEVAPGVSPTVAGAALDRAMADVMAHGPDPDTLRRIMAVSDTGLLRGLEQANTVGTWLADGEIAQGDPGIILKKRAWVAAATPAEVRAVAARWLGRPYYELTTMPLPALAAAATDVDRSRMPGPGAFRTAITLPPVTRTVLSNGMTLVVARRAGAGMVDMTLQFPVGTLADRPGVAARAFGLMADDAVGKRLAALGANVGTHVDPWAGGISWSVANDRLDQAMPLIADMVRRPAYPADAVDEANAAATRGFDRYERNPSAAGVALLKRAIWGDADPRGHIATRQEPRDVSRQALLDFHTRHLVPTRATLYVVGDVDPQRARTLAERAFGDWRSSAAITRPPAITTAVAAGPRIILVDAPGATQSSVTVGSVVPPFDKDASAAETLASAVVADIGAGRLNRNLRQDKGWSYGFGGGIDDAPTGDRLFVASGTVQADRTAQSVAELAREFAEVTTTRPLTASELDGQRDAMTRGAAQRFTGNGAVLGALVTSGTYGLPFDRAASSDRRLAAVTLDQAQALARRMFRPDALTWIVIGDRRTIEPQIRALHLAPVTVWDVYARPVR; translated from the coding sequence ATGAACGTGCGCGCCTCCCGGTTCCGGACCTCCGTATCCACGCCGCTGTCCACCCTGCTGCTGGCGGCGGTGCCGGTCGGTCCGGCCGCGGTGGCGGCGCCTTCCGCGACCGGCCGGCAGCTCGCCTATGATCGCTTCACGCTGCCCAACGGTCTGACCGTGCTGGTCCACACCGACCATGGCAGCCCGTCGGTGTTCGTCGGCGTGTGGTACAAGACCGGGTCGCGCGACGAACCGCCCGGCAAGACCGGCTTTGCCCATCTGTTCGAACATCTGATGTTCCAGAGCACCGCGCATCGGCCGCAGGAATATATGTCGGTGTTGCAGCGGATCGGCGCGGTCGGCGCGAACGGGATCACCCGGACCGATACCACCGCTTATTACGAGACCGTGCCGTCGAACGCGCTCGACACCATCCTGTGGCTCGAATCGGATCGCATGGGCTATCTGGACGGCGGGATCACACAGGGTCTGCTCGACGAGCAGCGCCGCGTCGTGCTGAACGAGAAGCGGCAGGGGGAGCTGCGGCCCGAGGAACAGGCCTGGCGGCATTTCCTCGGCGCCTTCTACCCCGCCGGCCACCCCTATGCCCACCCGACGATCGGATCGACCGCGGATATCGAGGGCGCGACGCTGGACGACGTCAAGGACTGGTTCCGTACGCATTACGGCGCGGGCAACGCCGTGCTCGTCCTGTCGGGCGACATCGACGCGGCGACCGCGCGCGAAAAGGTGACGCGCTATTTCGGCGGCATCCGGCCGGGCGGCGCGATCGACCGGCCGTTGCGGTGGACGCCGGCGCTGGCCGACACCCGCCGCGACCTGATGTACGGCAATTTCGCACGGACGACGATCGCGCGGAGCTGGCCGATCCCCAACGAAAGCCCGCGCGAACAGGCGCTGCTGCAACTCGCCGCGCGCGCGATGACGGGGGCGAAGGACGCACCCCTGGTCCGCGCGCTCGTGACCGAGGCGAAGGTCGCGACGGGGGTCGCGGCGACGCTCGGCGAAAGCGCGCTCGGCAGCGTGCTGACCGTTTCGATGGAGGTGGCGCCCGGCGTGTCGCCCACGGTCGCGGGCGCCGCGCTCGACCGGGCGATGGCCGACGTCATGGCCCACGGGCCCGATCCCGATACGCTCCGGCGCATCATGGCGGTGAGCGATACCGGCCTGCTGCGCGGGCTGGAGCAGGCCAACACGGTTGGCACCTGGCTGGCCGACGGCGAGATCGCACAGGGGGATCCGGGCATCATCCTCAAGAAGCGCGCATGGGTCGCCGCGGCGACGCCGGCGGAGGTGCGCGCGGTCGCCGCGCGGTGGCTCGGGCGACCCTATTACGAACTGACGACGATGCCATTGCCCGCGCTTGCCGCCGCCGCGACGGACGTCGACCGCAGCCGCATGCCCGGTCCCGGCGCCTTCCGCACCGCGATCACCCTGCCGCCGGTCACGCGGACGGTGCTGTCGAACGGCATGACGCTGGTCGTCGCGCGGCGCGCCGGTGCCGGCATGGTCGACATGACCCTCCAGTTCCCCGTCGGAACGCTGGCCGATCGACCCGGCGTCGCCGCGCGCGCCTTCGGCCTGATGGCGGACGATGCGGTAGGCAAGCGGCTTGCCGCGCTGGGCGCGAACGTCGGCACGCACGTCGACCCCTGGGCCGGCGGGATCAGCTGGAGCGTCGCGAACGATCGCCTCGACCAGGCAATGCCGCTGATCGCGGACATGGTCCGTCGCCCCGCCTATCCGGCCGATGCCGTGGACGAGGCGAATGCCGCCGCGACGCGCGGCTTCGATCGCTATGAGCGCAATCCGAGCGCGGCGGGCGTCGCCCTGCTCAAGCGCGCGATCTGGGGCGATGCCGATCCGCGCGGCCATATCGCGACGCGGCAGGAGCCGCGCGACGTGTCGCGGCAGGCGCTGCTCGATTTCCACACGCGTCATCTCGTGCCGACCCGGGCGACGCTGTACGTCGTCGGCGATGTCGATCCGCAGCGCGCCCGGACCCTCGCCGAGCGCGCCTTCGGCGACTGGCGTTCGTCGGCGGCGATCACGCGCCCCCCTGCCATCACGACGGCCGTCGCGGCGGGTCCGCGCATCATCCTCGTCGATGCGCCCGGCGCGACGCAGAGCAGCGTCACCGTCGGCAGCGTCGTGCCGCCGTTCGACAAGGACGCCTCCGCCGCCGAAACGCTGGCGAGCGCGGTGGTGGCCGATATCGGCGCCGGCCGGCTCAACCGCAACCTGCGCCAGGACAAAGGCTGGAGCTACGGCTTCGGCGGCGGGATCGACGACGCCCCGACGGGCGACCGGCTGTTCGTCGCGAGCGGCACCGTGCAGGCGGATCGCACCGCGCAGAGTGTCGCCGAGCTGGCGCGCGAGTTCGCCGAGGTCACGACGACCCGGCCCCTGACGGCATCGGAGCTGGACGGCCAGCGCGATGCGATGACGCGCGGCGCGGCGCAGCGCTTCACCGGCAACGGCGCCGTCCTCGGCGCGCTGGTGACCTCGGGCACCTATGGCCTGCCGTTCGACCGCGCCGCCTCGTCCGACCGGCGGCTGGCGGCGGTGACGCTGGACCAGGCGCAGGCGCTCGCCCGGCGCATGTTCCGGCCCGATGCGCTGACCTGGATCGTGATCGGCGATCGCAGGACGATCGAACCGCAGATCCGCGCCCTCCATCTCGCACCCGTCACGGTGTGGGACGTCTACGCCCGCCCCGTCCGCTGA